AATAACCACTATATACAGCGCCATTTGTATTGAAATCAAGCTGTATATCGTGTCGCGAGGTTTTGAAACAGCCTTATTCCAGGGTGCGGAACAACCTCAATTTGATGTGAATATCAATATATTTTTTATCAATTAAATAGAAGGAGTACGAATTATGGATTATGAGAAAGATCTCGAGATTGTTGCGGCGGGTCATACATGCCTCGATCTGATACCTGCTTTTAACATCGATCACAGCGTCGACAAACTGACGGACGTGCTGGTTCCCGGCAAAATGATCAATATGGGAGAATGTGTGGTTGTCGGCGGAGGCCCCGTCACCAACGCCGGCGTATCGATACGGCGTCTCGGCGTCAAGACCGAATTAATCGGAAAGATCGGAAACGATGACTTCGGGAAACAGATTCTTCGGTGGTATGAAGAGCACGAAGGCCATTTCGAAGGGATTAAAGTGGTTGAAGGAGAATCAACCTCGTATACGATCGCGATCTGTATACCGGGAATCGACCGTTTTTACCTGCATCATTGCGGTGCAAACGATACCTTCGGGTATGACGATATGAATTTCGACCTCGTCAAGCGGACAAAGCTTATGCTTTTCGGCTATCCGCCATGGATGGCGAAACTGTACAGGAACAATGGCGCAGAGTTAACAAAGATACTCAAAAAAACAAAGGAATTGGGAACGACGACCGCCCTCGATCTTTCTCTTCCCGATGTCAACAGCCCCGCGGGCCAGGTCGACTGGTCCTCCATTTTGAAAGACTGGGTACCATTGTCCGACATCATGGTACCGAGTGCCGAGGAACTTTTTTATTTTCTTTATAAACATCAGTTTCTCGAAAAGAAAAACCGTCTTGGACCGAAGGAAAGCGTTCTCGATCACATGACAGTCGACGAGATAACGAGGATGGGTGACGACCTGATCGCAATGGGCTCCGCCATCGCGATGGTAAAATGCGGACACCGTGGACTTTACATACGAACGGGAGAAAGCAGACGGCTCAAAGAACTGGGCGCGGCCGGAGGTTCGAATATCGAAAACTGGGCAAACAGGGAACTCTGGTTCCCGGTCTACGAAGAAGAAAAATTCGTGGGTGCACTCGGTTCGGGCGATTCCGCTATTGCCGGATTCCTCTCGGCCTTTGTATGGGAACATTCGATCGAATCGTGCCTCAGGTACGCAAATGCTGCAGGCAGCATGAACGTCACCGTTCCCGACGGATTGACATGGAACAAGGGATTCGATGATCTGACAAAACGGATCAAGGCAGGATGGAAAACCAAGGAATTGAAGATAAACGAACAAGGCTGGAAGTACGAGAAGGGATTCTGGGTCGGACCGCGTAACAGCGGCAAATGGGAATCCTAAGCAGCCTGACACGATAATTTGAAAACAAACAAGGAGACGAACAATGTCAAAAGAAAGAGATGCATTTGTCAGCAAAAAATTGGCAGGCATGAGTTTAATGGAAAAGGTCGGTCAACTCCTCACATTCACTTGGCGGGGGACGATTCTGACGCCAAGCGGTATCGAGCAGATTACACGGCTTCAATGCGGCGGTCTTTGCCTCGAACCCTACGCACTCGAGACCTCAAAAAACCTCTACTGGGGAAACACCCAGCTGGATAAAAATTTTAAAAAACCAAAGGATTACTTTACCATTTCAAATACCTATTTCAACGGTAAAACCTTCGGGATCAGCATCACCCCGCCGGACTACACGAAGGCACTGAATAAACTGCAGAAATTGGCGGTCAATCGCCCTTCAGGTATTCCTCTTCACATGACCATCGACTTCGAAGGCGATTTCAAAAACGATTACATGTCCGGTGGAATTCGGCAGTTCCCGGGACCGATGGGAATGGCCGCTATCGGCGATGTGAAACTGACGTACGAAATCGGCGCGACAATCGGCAGACAGCTCGCCGCCATGGGCGTCACCCAGATGTATTCGCCGGTCTGCGACGTGAACGTGAATCCGAAAAATCCCGAAATCGGGGTGAGGGCGTTCAGCGACGATCCGGAAGTATGCGCGAAACACGCCGTTGCATTGCTCAAAGGGTTCCAGGACAACGGTATCGCTGCCTCGGCGAAACACTTTCCCGGCAGGGGGGATTCGGCTACGGATGCCCATGATGTACTGGATGTCATCAAATCGAGCAAATCGAGAATGCAGGAAGTCGAGCTGGTTCCGTTCAAGGCTGCGATCGATGCCGGGGTCAAAGCGATCATGACGGCCCATTCCATATACCCGGCATATGATGCCGAATATCCCGCAACCCTTTCCGAAAAAGTGCTTACCGGCTTATTACGGGGTGAGCTTGGGTTTGACGGTGTAATCGTTTCCGATGCTATCGGTATGGCGGCCATCCTCAAGAAATGGCCCCTCCCGCAGGCATGTGCCATGGCGATCAAGGCCGGGGTCGACACGATTCTTCTCAAGGCGGATGATGAATCAAGGTCACAGTGTTTCTTCGGCATCAAACAGGCGGTCGAAAATGGAGAACTGTCCGAAGAAAGGCTGAACGATGCGGTCACCCGTCTTCTGAAAATGAAATACGATCAGGGGCTGTTTACCAACCCGGTCGAAAAGGATCCCGTTCAGGTACACAATACTACCGCGAGTAAACAAATCATCGATTTTTCGGCGGATGTTGCCAAAAAGGCGATGGTGGTCATGCGTGACGACAAGAAACTGCTTCCCCTGAATCCGAAACAGAAAATACTGGTTATCGAGCAGCGCATCCCGTATGAGTTTGTCGGAAAGGATCCGTACAATCACACGCACGTGTTCTGCGAAGCGATGGTCAACCACTCGCACAATCTTATTCTGGTCGATACGGCATTCGCCGCCTTTGAAGACGAAATCGCCGAATGTCTCGAACTTGCCAAACAGGCCGACATCGTCGTGATGACCAATTATTATGCCCGTATCGTCAAAACCGGCAACAACCAGCTTCTTGCCAGAAAACTGAAAAAAGCCGGACACAAGATCGTCGTAGTCACCAACAACCCGTACATCGAAGGA
This window of the Spirochaetales bacterium genome carries:
- a CDS encoding carbohydrate kinase family protein, with amino-acid sequence MDYEKDLEIVAAGHTCLDLIPAFNIDHSVDKLTDVLVPGKMINMGECVVVGGGPVTNAGVSIRRLGVKTELIGKIGNDDFGKQILRWYEEHEGHFEGIKVVEGESTSYTIAICIPGIDRFYLHHCGANDTFGYDDMNFDLVKRTKLMLFGYPPWMAKLYRNNGAELTKILKKTKELGTTTALDLSLPDVNSPAGQVDWSSILKDWVPLSDIMVPSAEELFYFLYKHQFLEKKNRLGPKESVLDHMTVDEITRMGDDLIAMGSAIAMVKCGHRGLYIRTGESRRLKELGAAGGSNIENWANRELWFPVYEEEKFVGALGSGDSAIAGFLSAFVWEHSIESCLRYANAAGSMNVTVPDGLTWNKGFDDLTKRIKAGWKTKELKINEQGWKYEKGFWVGPRNSGKWES
- a CDS encoding glycoside hydrolase family 3 C-terminal domain-containing protein encodes the protein MSKERDAFVSKKLAGMSLMEKVGQLLTFTWRGTILTPSGIEQITRLQCGGLCLEPYALETSKNLYWGNTQLDKNFKKPKDYFTISNTYFNGKTFGISITPPDYTKALNKLQKLAVNRPSGIPLHMTIDFEGDFKNDYMSGGIRQFPGPMGMAAIGDVKLTYEIGATIGRQLAAMGVTQMYSPVCDVNVNPKNPEIGVRAFSDDPEVCAKHAVALLKGFQDNGIAASAKHFPGRGDSATDAHDVLDVIKSSKSRMQEVELVPFKAAIDAGVKAIMTAHSIYPAYDAEYPATLSEKVLTGLLRGELGFDGVIVSDAIGMAAILKKWPLPQACAMAIKAGVDTILLKADDESRSQCFFGIKQAVENGELSEERLNDAVTRLLKMKYDQGLFTNPVEKDPVQVHNTTASKQIIDFSADVAKKAMVVMRDDKKLLPLNPKQKILVIEQRIPYEFVGKDPYNHTHVFCEAMVNHSHNLILVDTAFAAFEDEIAECLELAKQADIVVMTNYYARIVKTGNNQLLARKLKKAGHKIVVVTNNPYIEGTTAEADAVVCHFSGTPDSIRLSTDLLFGKIKPCGTTKVPVKLSAQKTAPPKKLKALKKNPFGLSGS